A genomic stretch from Akkermansia massiliensis includes:
- the folK gene encoding 2-amino-4-hydroxy-6-hydroxymethyldihydropteridine diphosphokinase, with the protein MMPFLLMKRAGIALGSNMGDKNSLMVQARDHLLKMSLSDDPFLQSSLYATSPQGCPHGADDYLNAVVEFTWPGTVEELLVHCQGIERALGRIRSGIRCEPRTADVDIIYAGDMVVNDPPRLILPHPRAHLRKFVLKPLSDIRPDLILPRQAKTVSCLLAELDTDEADPLLVSERW; encoded by the coding sequence ATGATGCCTTTTTTGCTGATGAAGAGAGCCGGCATCGCACTGGGATCCAATATGGGGGACAAAAACAGCCTGATGGTTCAGGCCAGGGACCATCTGCTGAAGATGAGCCTGTCCGACGATCCTTTCCTGCAATCCTCCCTGTATGCTACCAGTCCGCAGGGATGTCCGCATGGCGCGGATGATTATTTGAATGCCGTGGTGGAGTTCACCTGGCCCGGTACGGTGGAAGAACTGCTGGTGCATTGCCAGGGCATAGAACGCGCCCTGGGACGCATCCGCTCCGGAATCCGCTGCGAACCCCGTACGGCGGACGTGGACATCATTTACGCGGGGGACATGGTGGTCAACGATCCGCCCCGCCTGATTCTCCCCCATCCCAGGGCTCATTTGAGAAAATTTGTCTTGAAGCCTCTTTCCGACATCAGGCCGGACCTCATTCTGCCCCGCCAGGCTAAAACGGTTTCCTGCCTGCTGGCGGAACTGGATACGGATGAGGCTGACCCGCTCCTGGTATCGGAACGCTGGTAA
- the dapB gene encoding 4-hydroxy-tetrahydrodipicolinate reductase: MISILVTGISGRMGQAVQEAVTQNPDTCVGATYDQGQELYPALAKCDVAIDFSHHAFTSTLLAEAVANNKPLVIGTTGHTELERQEIMDAAASIPIVFASNYSAGVNALFWLTRKAAQILGGSCDIEVMEMHHRHKIDAPSGTARTLAEILSGAIGRNYEDSVVFGREGLVGPRPANEIGMHSLRGGDVVGDHTVVFASDGERLELTHKASSRMTFASGAVRAALWLQGREPGLYTMEDVLGLSQL; this comes from the coding sequence ATGATTTCCATTCTTGTTACAGGCATTTCGGGCCGCATGGGCCAGGCTGTCCAGGAGGCGGTGACGCAGAATCCGGACACCTGCGTGGGCGCCACGTACGACCAGGGGCAGGAGCTTTATCCGGCTCTCGCCAAATGCGACGTCGCCATTGATTTTTCCCACCATGCTTTCACCAGCACCCTGCTGGCGGAAGCCGTAGCCAATAACAAGCCCCTGGTGATAGGCACCACGGGGCATACGGAGCTGGAACGTCAGGAGATTATGGATGCAGCCGCATCCATCCCGATCGTATTCGCGTCCAACTATTCCGCAGGAGTAAACGCCCTGTTCTGGCTGACGCGCAAGGCGGCCCAGATCCTGGGCGGCAGCTGCGACATTGAGGTGATGGAAATGCATCACCGCCACAAGATTGACGCTCCTTCCGGCACGGCCCGGACGCTGGCGGAAATCCTGTCCGGCGCCATTGGCAGGAATTATGAAGACAGCGTGGTTTTTGGCCGCGAAGGCCTGGTGGGTCCCCGTCCCGCCAATGAAATAGGCATGCATTCCCTGCGCGGAGGGGATGTAGTAGGAGACCATACCGTGGTGTTCGCCTCTGACGGAGAACGTTTGGAGCTTACCCACAAGGCATCCAGCCGCATGACGTTTGCCTCCGGAGCGGTCCGTGCAGCTCTCTGGCTGCAGGGCAGGGAACCGGGGCTGTATACCATGGAAGACGTTCTGGGCCTTTCCCAATTATAA
- the panB gene encoding 3-methyl-2-oxobutanoate hydroxymethyltransferase, whose protein sequence is MNQSLEKAERIRACKNRRHVTLVTAYDYPTGRLLDEAGVDIVLVGDSVGMVLLGFPDTTHVTLDHMIHHVEATARGVKNALLVGDMPIHTYDTVEQAVQSARRLFQAGADAVKLEGGAAQAEKIRAIVDAGIPAVGHIGLLPQKVLEEGGYKIKGKSSAEEEALVKDVEAVAEAGACAVVVEGVTPHAARQITVHSPIPTLGIGSGAHTCDGDVVVIHDLVGAFPWFVPAFVKPRADVAGSMTAAVREWMKDSYTDPGSISS, encoded by the coding sequence ATGAATCAATCTCTTGAAAAAGCGGAACGCATCCGCGCCTGCAAGAACAGGCGGCACGTGACGCTGGTGACTGCTTATGACTACCCTACGGGCCGCCTTCTGGATGAGGCCGGCGTGGATATTGTGCTGGTAGGCGATTCCGTGGGAATGGTGCTTCTGGGGTTTCCGGATACCACCCATGTGACGCTGGACCACATGATTCACCATGTGGAAGCCACGGCGCGCGGCGTGAAGAATGCCCTGCTGGTGGGAGATATGCCCATTCATACCTATGATACGGTGGAGCAGGCCGTGCAGTCTGCAAGGAGGCTGTTCCAGGCCGGAGCGGACGCCGTCAAGCTGGAGGGGGGAGCCGCCCAGGCGGAAAAGATCCGTGCCATTGTGGATGCCGGCATTCCCGCGGTAGGGCATATCGGCCTCTTGCCGCAAAAGGTGCTGGAGGAAGGCGGATATAAAATCAAAGGGAAATCCTCCGCTGAGGAGGAAGCCCTGGTGAAGGATGTGGAAGCCGTGGCGGAGGCGGGTGCCTGCGCTGTGGTCGTGGAGGGCGTGACGCCTCATGCGGCCCGCCAGATTACCGTGCATTCCCCCATTCCCACGCTGGGCATCGGTTCCGGCGCGCATACGTGTGACGGGGACGTGGTGGTGATTCATGACCTGGTGGGGGCGTTCCCGTGGTTTGTCCCGGCCTTCGTCAAACCGCGAGCGGATGTGGCCGGCAGCATGACTGCCGCCGTCAGGGAATGGATGAAGGATTCCTATACGGACCCCGGCTCCATCAGTTCATAA
- a CDS encoding GYF domain-containing protein, with translation MSEYFLKLPGDSQPRAYSEYEVREFLGQGVIDSTTLTWKQGMDGWQPVDQVLPSMSPVRKELQEAEEENQPAEQEYRLRYPLAGLAKLSILACFVLLPFMLWSSWIVFSNNVTNYEEIQMLIQQNMAHLPSFAVPLVFLFSILFIPSLLIQLIWLYRASANVQGFQIPGLRFTPFLSVLLSCMPVVGMVLNALILQELYRASKNPAAWMLQAPSRSLRLYLLVTTALTLCALFPFGAEHYLTAFLVIGSLMTAASILWLVCVLQITRKQQELVSKNPDTRS, from the coding sequence ATGAGTGAATACTTCCTGAAACTCCCCGGCGATTCCCAGCCGAGAGCCTATTCCGAATATGAAGTCCGTGAATTTCTGGGACAGGGCGTGATCGACTCAACAACGCTCACCTGGAAACAGGGCATGGATGGATGGCAGCCTGTGGACCAGGTTCTGCCGTCAATGTCCCCCGTCCGGAAAGAATTGCAGGAGGCAGAAGAGGAAAACCAGCCAGCGGAACAGGAATACCGTTTGCGTTATCCTCTGGCCGGGCTTGCCAAATTATCCATCCTGGCGTGCTTCGTGCTGCTGCCTTTCATGCTCTGGAGCAGCTGGATTGTTTTCTCCAACAACGTCACCAATTATGAGGAAATCCAGATGCTCATCCAGCAGAACATGGCTCACCTGCCGTCCTTCGCGGTTCCGCTGGTTTTCCTTTTCAGCATCCTGTTCATTCCTTCCCTGCTCATCCAGTTGATCTGGCTGTACCGGGCATCCGCCAATGTCCAGGGCTTCCAAATTCCGGGGCTGCGGTTCACGCCATTCCTGAGCGTCCTCCTGAGCTGCATGCCGGTAGTCGGCATGGTGCTCAATGCCCTGATCCTTCAGGAATTATACCGGGCTTCAAAGAATCCGGCGGCATGGATGCTGCAAGCCCCCTCCCGGTCGCTGCGGCTGTATCTGCTCGTTACCACGGCTTTGACCCTGTGCGCGCTCTTCCCCTTTGGGGCGGAACATTACCTGACGGCATTTCTGGTGATCGGCTCGCTGATGACGGCGGCCAGCATTCTGTGGCTGGTCTGCGTCCTGCAAATCACCAGGAAGCAGCAGGAGCTGGTTTCCAAAAATCCGGACACACGCTCCTGA
- a CDS encoding sugar phosphate isomerase/epimerase family protein produces the protein MLVFSTCWNSHRHQDGEEMIDEILSLGFDHVELSHGIKLSLLPGIMRAVEAGKVQVAGVHNYFPAPIDEVGDAPDSRPFTADLPQVRAKAIELTKKSMEQGAALGAGYIVLHMGTVEPLVKRTDTAHLQSLARQGMVETESFAGTKGEFVRRRNRLAPVYLERAREAIRQLLPHAAELGVKLGIEGRSHYEQVPSEDEMGLLMQEFGENPFIGYWHDFGHIQRKHNLLILNHEQFLRRMSSHLIGGHVNDVKWPSRDHQVPLLGGGVPFERLLPFFPHGVPLVWELSGRASAEDIRAARELWTEKFPETLV, from the coding sequence ATGCTGGTATTTTCTACATGCTGGAACTCCCACCGCCACCAGGACGGGGAAGAGATGATTGATGAAATCCTCTCCCTGGGATTTGACCATGTGGAACTTTCCCACGGCATCAAGCTTTCCCTTCTGCCCGGCATCATGAGGGCGGTGGAAGCCGGAAAGGTTCAGGTGGCCGGGGTCCATAATTATTTCCCGGCACCCATCGACGAGGTGGGGGACGCTCCGGACAGCAGGCCGTTTACCGCAGATTTGCCGCAGGTGCGCGCCAAGGCGATTGAGCTGACGAAAAAATCCATGGAGCAGGGGGCCGCCCTGGGCGCCGGATACATTGTGCTGCACATGGGGACGGTGGAACCTCTGGTGAAGCGTACGGATACGGCTCATTTGCAGAGCCTGGCGCGTCAGGGAATGGTGGAAACGGAGTCATTTGCCGGAACCAAGGGGGAGTTTGTGCGCCGCCGCAACCGGCTTGCTCCCGTTTATCTGGAACGTGCCCGTGAGGCCATCCGGCAGCTTCTGCCCCATGCTGCGGAACTTGGCGTAAAGCTGGGCATTGAAGGGCGCAGCCATTATGAACAGGTTCCCAGCGAGGATGAAATGGGCCTGCTGATGCAGGAATTTGGGGAAAATCCCTTCATCGGGTACTGGCATGACTTCGGTCATATTCAAAGGAAGCACAATCTCCTTATATTGAATCATGAACAATTTCTCCGCAGGATGTCTTCCCATTTGATAGGTGGGCATGTAAACGACGTCAAGTGGCCGTCGCGGGACCACCAGGTTCCCCTGCTGGGCGGCGGAGTGCCGTTTGAACGCCTGCTGCCTTTTTTCCCGCATGGAGTTCCGCTCGTCTGGGAACTCTCCGGACGCGCTTCCGCGGAGGACATCCGTGCGGCGCGCGAATTGTGGACGGAAAAGTTTCCGGAGACGCTGGTCTGA
- the dapA gene encoding 4-hydroxy-tetrahydrodipicolinate synthase, which produces MKFQGLYTAIVTPFVGNRVDEEAFRMLVEAQVAAGVAGIVAVGTTGESPTLTVKEHLRVIELAVESAAGRIQVVAGTGANSTAEAIHMTQEAEKMGVDGTLQVCPYYNKPSQDGVYAHFKAIADATRLPIMLYSIPGRCGIEISVETVGRLAKDCPHIICVKEAGGSVDRVNQLMQVVPEDFTVLCGDDGLTVPFMACGASGLVSVTSNLVPGIMNSIVKAGLDQNMGEMLSLQKTFYPLMKGLMTLDSNPVPIKAALALRGDIQPGVRLPLVPLPEEKEAQLSALLQRFNVL; this is translated from the coding sequence ATGAAGTTTCAAGGTCTTTATACAGCAATTGTGACTCCGTTTGTCGGCAATCGGGTCGATGAAGAGGCTTTTAGAATGCTTGTGGAAGCCCAGGTGGCTGCCGGCGTGGCCGGCATTGTGGCCGTCGGCACCACGGGTGAATCCCCCACCTTGACTGTAAAAGAACACTTGAGGGTGATTGAACTGGCCGTGGAGAGCGCGGCAGGCCGCATTCAGGTAGTTGCAGGTACGGGGGCCAATTCTACCGCGGAGGCCATCCATATGACCCAGGAGGCGGAGAAGATGGGCGTGGACGGTACGCTTCAGGTGTGCCCTTATTACAACAAGCCTTCCCAGGATGGCGTTTATGCCCATTTCAAGGCCATTGCGGACGCCACCCGCCTGCCGATCATGCTGTACAGCATCCCGGGCCGTTGCGGTATTGAAATCAGCGTGGAGACGGTGGGACGCCTGGCAAAGGACTGTCCCCACATTATTTGCGTGAAAGAGGCCGGCGGCAGCGTGGACCGCGTGAACCAGCTGATGCAGGTGGTTCCGGAAGATTTTACCGTCCTGTGCGGTGATGACGGCCTGACGGTTCCCTTTATGGCCTGTGGCGCCAGTGGCTTGGTTTCCGTAACGTCCAATCTGGTTCCCGGAATCATGAATTCCATCGTGAAAGCCGGCCTGGATCAGAATATGGGTGAAATGCTTTCCCTCCAGAAAACATTTTATCCACTGATGAAGGGCCTCATGACACTGGATTCCAACCCCGTCCCGATCAAGGCGGCGCTGGCGCTGAGGGGGGATATCCAGCCCGGCGTGCGGCTTCCGCTGGTTCCTTTGCCGGAAGAAAAGGAAGCCCAGCTTTCCGCGCTTCTTCAACGTTTCAACGTTCTTTGA
- a CDS encoding M23 family metallopeptidase, with amino-acid sequence MIDKTTSRVILGLLGTACILITAFAWYKTSHAASPDAGMRHNIYDEDVPRSAPVPVDYRMILLTPQELAKAPLADAFTSPLGDENGAFTYVAQGLGDMNAARGGRHTGQDLNGIGGENTDEGLPVRAAGRGLLIYAGEPSPDWGNVVVLLHRLPDGRFVQSLYAHLKTVSDIPLGALVGRGEQIGTVGTAHGNYLAHLHFEMIESIAHEAGMPGYGKTTFNRINPDEVLKQYAPSPEMMMPDPVIALKQVQMAAGWEKLLENLYKDNSMEALDKILPDDRPDTEEKGDR; translated from the coding sequence ATGATAGACAAGACGACATCCCGCGTCATTCTGGGCCTTCTGGGAACGGCCTGCATCCTGATTACGGCGTTTGCCTGGTATAAAACCAGCCATGCCGCCTCTCCGGATGCCGGGATGCGCCATAATATTTATGATGAGGATGTTCCCCGGTCTGCTCCGGTGCCTGTGGATTACCGGATGATTTTGCTGACGCCCCAGGAGCTGGCAAAGGCTCCGCTGGCGGATGCGTTCACGTCCCCTCTCGGAGATGAAAACGGCGCCTTTACCTATGTTGCCCAGGGACTGGGTGATATGAATGCCGCCCGTGGAGGGCGGCATACCGGACAGGATTTGAATGGGATTGGTGGCGAGAACACGGATGAGGGTCTGCCCGTGAGGGCCGCTGGACGCGGGCTGTTGATTTACGCGGGAGAGCCTTCGCCGGACTGGGGCAATGTCGTCGTCCTGCTCCACCGCCTGCCGGACGGGCGTTTTGTGCAGAGCCTGTACGCTCATTTGAAAACCGTCAGCGACATTCCTTTGGGGGCGCTGGTGGGGCGCGGAGAGCAGATCGGCACGGTCGGAACGGCGCACGGCAACTATCTGGCGCATCTGCATTTTGAGATGATTGAATCCATCGCCCATGAAGCGGGAATGCCGGGCTATGGAAAAACGACGTTCAACCGGATCAATCCGGATGAAGTATTGAAACAATACGCTCCCTCCCCGGAAATGATGATGCCTGATCCCGTTATTGCCCTGAAACAGGTTCAAATGGCGGCGGGATGGGAAAAGCTGCTGGAGAACCTGTACAAGGACAATAGTATGGAAGCGCTGGATAAAATCCTTCCGGACGACCGTCCGGACACGGAGGAAAAGGGAGACCGCTGA